From the genome of Spodoptera frugiperda isolate SF20-4 chromosome 7, AGI-APGP_CSIRO_Sfru_2.0, whole genome shotgun sequence:
GATCCCAATGCTCTTActattaaaatagatatttgtttAACTTAAGAGAGGTAGAAATATTTTAAGGctcatattaattttttatagaaacacgcaaacatgtaataattattattgatcttTAATAATGAGAACATTTGCGTATAACATGACCTTACGTGATATTAATGTCAACAATAAGTCCTCATTGAATGAATTTTGTAAGACATTTTGGATGAACATGACCAAAAGCTACACGAGCGCCATCTACAGCACAAAAACGATGGTCCAAATTCTTCTAATAAACATTAACTTTGACATTACGAACGTTAACAATCACATATCTACGTTGCTACCCATCTATTTAAGTAGATCGCTGTCTTCAGCTAGGGTCTTCTCCTTGACGAGTTTGTTCAGGTGGTCGATCAGACCCTGGATGGACATCTCGCCATGTACCTTGTTATCCCGCGTGCGCACGTTCACTGTGCCTGACTGTTTCTCTCTCTCGCCCACGACTGTGAATgaagaaaaacaattattaattaattattctggTGAGGGTTTCTGtatcttgactgcacggttggtgcagtggctgggtaaccggctgccacgcaacgtgtagcgggttcgattcccgcacggggcaactctttgtgtgatccacaaattgttgtttcgggtctgggtgttatgtgtatgtgaacttgtatgtttgtaaacgcaccctcgACACAAACAcaaatgtggggcaacgatttattaaaaaaaatgtaatgttatgtaatgtattgttacaatttttattaaattcgcacatataattattatatagtgCAGTCCACTATGAGTTGGGACTATGAGTCTGCAAGTGCAAGCAAGTAGGTTTTAGTTGTAGAtcacagttttaaaatatttatcagatTTCTGCTGCCCCATTTGGCCTTTAATCTTACAACATTTGGTGTGGCCATCTGGCTTTTAATCAGTCTTACAACATTTGGTATGGATTCATGGAtgaatgaaacaatgaattcaTTTCTATAAATAGGCTATAAAAGAGCATTTTTACACgacaaaaactattataaaaaaatctagatgaggttgACACTTCCTAACatactactctgagaagaaatgccgaaacaaactcaatggtcattgtctcttttaaagtcaagCAATATATTCTACATATATTATCGCCATCAGACGGAAACTTTAACTTACCCAATATGTAGTTGAACTGCGCTAGTTGTGCGTTACGGACTTTCTTGTTGAGTGTGTCGCCGGCATCCGTGTCCACCTCTGACATGAAACCAGCCGCGAACAGCTTCTCGTTCACCTgggaattattattaaaatatttagtttaaggCACCCAATATTATAATGCATTAATATGTGTCACATTAACAACCATTCGGCACTCGAACACATAACTTTACGTCTTTTAACTGGCGAAGAATTACTCAaagattagttttaattaaaacaaactttaaaaggacatggctaaaccaaagtatggacgtcgtaacccatacaaataaatattgtataaatatggtacctagcaataaataacgccgcataattaaagattgatattttgtagttaagaaggtccagaaacttggcatatctgcgcaatcctgaaaataaagtagcgctcctacgtcaaacaacgttacaaaaacttcaaaatataacattgctctgaacttttaccaaggcgttttgatgaacctgagccgaaatttatttatatatgaggtagataggtaaacaattctgcttatattagataatgaacacaaagtaaccaaggacagacacaaaatatatagtaagattgtgcaatcttatacaaaatatatattttgtgtcgatcaaaacatttacaattatttggtttcagaaaaaagtcattatattaccgttattaaaaattgatgttcgtttaattatttcgatttgattttcggggaaactaatgtcctaataatagcttgcagtacctacttccgtgttgtcatgtcaaaccacaacagaaaaaaatcaattatgaaacttattttttgttaatttttgttcaccaagttataagaattagttaaacacaaaataattcataagtgaatatttaaatgatacgggttagcgtgaaattcgtattcttgttattatgcctgggtcagtcatttagccatctcctttactGCTCGATTTTAGATTTCCAGAAAATCGAaacaacatcccttaaattaataacccccaaaacgcctctggtgtttcaaatgtccatgggcggcggcgattgcttaccaccaggtgatccgtatgctcgtttaccggcttattccataaaaaagtaatactttTCGCTTTCACTGTGTTCAACCTGGGAATCGGACATAAAACCGCCTTATTACATAAATACCTTCCATCAACAGCTTAGCAATGTCAACCTAACAGAAATAAAACTCCACTTTCTATTCCAGAACTTCACCACAACAATAGCACAATAAACAAACCTGCACAGCGTAGTCATCGAAGTTGGGCCCGACGGGTACAACGCAGACTTGTCGCGGACTGAGCCAGAAGGGCCACTTGCCGGCGTAGGACTCGCTGAGGATCGCGATCATTCGCTCCACGGACCCCAGGATAGCTCGGTGGATGATCACTGGACGTTTCTTCTCACCACTCTCACTGTATATTAAAGAATAAAttcatgttattaaaaataagtttttttttctacttatCCTACCCAACTGACGTCTCTGTCACGCTAAGAGTATAGAATTAACACTTtggctgccaacaaaaatctgttgaaggcgaatcctccgctagcgccggtcattttGACCCCCATGGCAGCCAACGAATTAAAGGCTTAGTACCGTAGACCACAttcggcgctctcattggccggctccaataaactaaccaatcagagcgccgtacgtggtatcgtttcgatttcgttacatgtaaaaaaacgtaaaataagCTTTTACTAAGGCCTCTATCTATCTAAACGGATCTaagatttcgttaaacgtaaacgtAAACTTTTACTAAGCCCTCAGAATCCTCAAATCTAAGCGAAATTCGACAAAGTGATACATTATGTAGACTAGACTAAAATAACAACACCTAGGCTTGATTTGagtccgaagctgcggacaacgtaaaacgGGGCCACGGTACCCCGGCTCAAAGTAGAagaaggaacgtggtggtttttagtcagtaaaagtttgacactccctcccgttCACCTAAGaggggagaagtcattggatgattttcccccttaaaaaaagggttgaTTTGAGTAAAGCGGTCGAAAGTAATTGTgggaagcctatgttcagcagtggacgtattgTGGCTAATATGTGAAGACCCAAACCAGCCCAACccatgatgatgataatgatgaatgcggtcgaagccgctggcagaagttttTATTTCGTCGCATTTCGTCAAACATACAAGTCAATACTTTTCAAGTATCACCACTTCACTGGTAAAACCACTTACAATAACAATCTGTTCAACAAGTACGGTTATCAATATGTACAGATATGACTCACCTAACATAAGTAAGGTTGAATCTCTCAGGCAGTTGGAAGTCGAGTTGTATGGTGGCGCACTGGTGCGAGCGACGCAGCGCGTCCTGTATGGTGATGTCTATCTTGGGCCCGTAGAACGCGCCGTCGCCCGGGTTCAGCTGCCACGGACGACCAAACTTGTTCAGGGACTCTGCCAATGCctggaaatatatttattattgttattatggcTCGATCTTAGGGTAAAATAAGTGATATTAAATTCTggctgacccagcaaacttcttaccgcctcaaatatttttaagagaTAAATAGGTAATTCAAAACTTAAAATAGCCAAATCGGTCGATCGGTCAGCGAGACTAACGAAGAGATTATAAGAGTATAGCAAACGAGTTTCTATTGATTGATGTTTCATATATTGGAAAAttaggaatatttttttcaaagacACTGTATTTCAGTTTTAAGTAGAAATTCAAGGGTttttcgggaatcggggattgggaagattggggaggtgggtaattgggcctccggtaacctcactcacacaacgcaagcattatatcacgtcggttttctgtgaggccgtagtatcactccggtcgagccggcccattcgtgccataGCATGACTCTTCCACAGTCTATattgatgtgtaaaagtgttacattgtaacctatttgtaaattaaatatcatttatctctGTATTATTACTAAGGTTTCAGAAATCAAAGTATCAATTAATACTTCACACATCCTTGTGAAAGTCGAACTTACTCTAAAATCAAATTGGAAGAAGCCAATAAGTACCGGTTCGTTAAGACGTATTTTTTAGAAAGAAGAATAACTTTAAGTGTTATATAGTACCTTTTCAGCTTGGTCCCAAGTGGCGAGGTCTCCGAGATACTTCTCCGGCCTGGTGGACAGTTTCAGCTGGAACGTGAACCCGAATGTCGAGTACACGCAGTTCAGGAAGTCCAGGCACGCTAGCTGAATGGAAAACAAGTTAAATTATTAAGAGATAGTTATATGTCATGGTGGTTTTTCTGTGATCCTATTAGTCTTTATTTTCttgagaggggaaaattatccaattacttctctcgccatggggTGTTCCTGTTAGTCTAATCAACTTAGCGATCATAAATGCAgcaaattttaatattctattgGTGTAAAGACAGGGATAGCAGAAGTGGTGGCCATCGGAATGACatggagcgaggtgaagcgggCAGCTCAAGAGCGATTGAGATTGAGGACCTCTGTGGAGGCACTCTGCCTCATCTAGGGGACAGATGAAGTAAAGTAGACGATGAAGTGAAGTatacagttacgtaagtaaaaaGAAGAATGTCATGTACGATGAAACAcacagttatgttatttaatacaaaaatataacgaaaagtcgagttttccttcctgaagCTATAACTCAAAaacgcacaaaccgatttccacggttttgcattcgttggaaaggtttcgggctccgtgagAAAATCAGAAAAActgggaaaatcattggtggcgaaatggagttcgccaggtttgctagtttaaaattttgtacttaaatacctatatttatttagaaacttaGAGATTCAGCGACCCCGTAGTCTATAATAATGTTACCAGTGTGGAAATGAAATCGCcgggtttaaataaataatacaaaaatgtagttACCATCTCCTGTTCGATATGCGCGGGCGTGCAGAATATATGCGCGTCGTCCTGCTGGAAGCGCCTGACGCGCGTGAGTCCGGTGAGCGCGCCCGACAGCTCGTTGCGGTGCAGCACGCCGAAGTCTGCCAGGCGCAGCGGCAGCTCGCGCCACGAACGGATGCGGTTGTCGAATATTAAACTGTAGTGGGTAAATAatatggtatttatttaatgtaatatttgttcATGACTATGAGCCCTAAGCGTGACTCGAAATTAATCGAGGTGTCTAGTCAAACAGAAATATGAAATTGAACATTTTAACTTTATCGCTTTATTACAGATCTGAGAAACTAAGAGTGCCACAAGtttgaattataaaaaacatagtatcTTGATTGAAAATAAGGTAAAGTTACTCAAAGAATAGGATCATTAAACAATTGAAAAAATcgattatttatgtatttaaaataattgcacaATTGATGTACAAAGGCGGGTATAAATGCCATAGGCAATCCATTCTCGATTATATTTTAACCTCAATTAAAACTAAGTGATTAAAAAGATATCAAACatagatttaaaaaacataatatagatATGCACTTACCAATGTCCAGGGCAGTTCATGGGTTTGAGAGCGAAGGTTTCCTTCTCCACGTCGAACGAGAACATGTTCTCTGCGTAGTGCGCCCAGTGGCCCGACGTCTGCCACAGCTTCGAGTTGTACATGTTCGGGGTCACCACTTCTTGGAAACCACGGAGTCTGGGTAATAGAAATTATATGGTTAGGTATAGTTATGATTTAGTTACTCTTAAcacgtacataggtacttaaatattaatgctattaattttattttaactattatgCCAAAATCACAGATATCGAAGTTGTCCCGTTAGATCAAACGTTGTAAGTGAGAAGgattggcattttttttttaaatgtttcacattagtattttctcctgtgtcgtgggtgcatttacaatcatacaagttcacatacacagtcATGTGCAAGtcatcaacaaattgttgtttcgggtctgggtgtcaacccagacccgaaacaacaatttgttgatcacacaaagagttgctccgtgcgggaatcgaacccgctacatgttgcacggcagccagttgcccaaccaccgcgccaaccgtgcagtcaaatcacAGCGGATGtgcaaaatttttttttttttgcgagtTTTATGTCCCTAACATTTAggagtgagcttattgccataaaTTGAATAGAACTACAGACATTCTGTGTTGCTAcgagaattattttaaaaaccaaaaaatcccTATAATATGCCCGACTGAGGAATATCATCGGGTATGCGAACTTTTAATGAAGGATCCAATATAAAGGCCGTgtttttaacagtttttttttattcaaatcctTTCTAAGATGACGTAATAAAACGCACAATATTAGTTTCTAGATAAGACATAATGAGTATTTGCCATTAACGTGTCAACTTAATGAAAGCACAGATAATGAAATAGTGGAGTGGTTGATAATTTCGATACACATCTACTATGCCAGTATAGACCAATAATGTATATTATCTATGTATTAGATAAGTATATTTACAttgtcttttataaaatatggtgacctataataggtatttttttataacccACTTAATTTTCAGAGGTGGGTTGAAAATACTACTGGTTTTGTTATTCACTTTACTTCTTGTTTTTTCCACCAGGTACCATACTTATTTAACTTAGGGCCGAcagttttccatacaaaatctgttagaattattttatttacaaaaatttgttaaaagttattggttgaatgaaaaatcggcccttaaaaaaaaaaaaactaagtatatCGTCCAATCAATCAAtggaagtaatatttttatgtaatttcttAGTTATTTTTATCTGGAAAGATATGCCAATCCCATCGTACCTTTCGTAttgaaaagttaaaatatttatattttgactaaCTACGCTACCGGTTTGTACACGGAACACACAAATTGGCAATGACctaatttctattttctatCACAATTTATATCATCGGCACTTATACAACCATTCTTCCAACTCCTTCAAAGTTTAACAAGCATAATATAAACCTCGCTCACCTATATTGTTCCCTAATAAAGTTGACAAGCGTATTGTAGATATGCGCGCCACGCGGCTGGAAGAAACACGATCCAGGCGACAGCTCGTGGAAAAAGAATAACTCTTGTTCCTGTAACAATAGAGATTATATTCGcgtgttaaaagaaaataaaagatttgggcaattcaaatgaaaataactCTTGAAAGTGTGGTAATAAAGATCATATTCGTGAAGACCGGCTGATAAGTCTATAAAACATTCGGccagtcaaagaaatataattcTAGCTGCAGTAGCAATAAAGATCACATTTGTGTGTTATGACAAATATTTGGTCGatgttaaatataaagtaaattttatatggGTCCTGTCCAATGACAGACCAACTAACTGttccataatttatttttgcatactTTATTGTTACATTTCCTAAAGATGGGTCTGTTCcataatttattgttacatttCCTAAAGATGggtctagattttttttttttaatagaacttacataataatatgcagtACACTTGTacactaggatttactcctgtgtcgtggatgcgtttactaacaaacaagttcacctacacatgacacccagacccgaaacaacaacttgtagaacacgcaaagagttgctccgtgcgagaatcgaacccgctacacgtcgcGCGGCAGCCGATTAGTCAGCCACCGCAACAAACgacatgatgtttttttttatttttagataagtTCTAGTCCCGATGACTTTAGTATCAACTGCTATGTACATACCTTGCCAATCTTCCTGTGGTCCCTCTTGGCGGCCTCCTCCTGTATGTGCTCCCACTCCTTGAGCTGCTTGGGCTCCGGGAACGACACGCCGTACACTCGCTGCAGACTCTCCGCGTCTGCCTTACCCTCCCAGTATGTGGCCGAGTTCTACAAGAAACCAGAGTTATGAGTCCAAATTATTTAGAAGTTGCCTGATTAACTCAGTTATGTTATGTGACTTTAGTTTCAATATTGAGAATAATACTaactattgtaatattttggGATTGAGCCCCCATGTTCGGGACACGGTACTTTTAGCCAAGCAGTGgccttttttacttttttgttttgttttttgtaattgcTGACTCTgcctgcctcattggtcgagtggacgcaaatgcgactgccggacaaggggttttgAGTTCAATttccgtgtcgggcaaagtattactgggttattttcggtttttccaaaaatatCTCTGTATTAGCACAGAGTTagcaattgtgcccagtatatggcaataggccctcccctattacatgggacttataaacacaaatggtgataagtgAGTCCACATtttatagcggtattacgtaccttaatgtgcaactctgcctatcccttcgagaataaaaggcgCAACTTACAATCAGTTGCaacttttttgtaactttttgtaATGgggcaaataaattgtttttctttctttcaatcaATGTATAAAAAAGCAAGCACACAACTCGCAATCAACATACCTTAGTAACCTTCAGCGCCTTGACCTTCCCCGTATGCCTAACATGGGGTCCCCTACACAGATCAATAAGAGGTCCACACCGATACACCGTGGTTTTGGGCGTATTCACTTTCTCGTTGAGAATGCGCACTTTGAACGGATTGTAATCAAACATTTCTAGCAGCTGTTCCTTCGTCAGTTCAAGGCGTTCAAATGGCTGCTTCTCTTTCGCTATTTTCTTAACTAATCCTTCTAGAACGTGGAAGTCCGTTGAGGATATCtgtgaaagaaaatatatagtattataaaagatgtttttctttttattacgtTGCCCCACATAGAGTTGTtacgagcgggaatcgaacccgctacaccttgcacggcagccagttgccaagccaccgcgccaaccgtgtagtcagactaatttccattatcttatttaggcagttgtcccaccaacggcgagaaaacgactaactatcggctattttctcgctcaagaaacgtacaatagatatactttccgtgtaaacaaaagagatgcatatacaaatagttgatcgctgactgttcacactgccggcgagtgctcgcttcactagtttgtcgctgagcgacaagagctatgaaagataacaatcgctcggcgacactcgccaagcgattagaaCTTACGCCAGAGAACAACCAATGGTCATTTTTCTATAGTGCGTATCGTCGCTTATAgctgagctacacaaatatcggaACTATGCACTCGCGCCACGCGTCTCGCTAACTCGTTGCTAGTTCTAGCtttactcgttactcgttaatcgttgccggtgggacaactgccttaatgtcgttgttcttttttattattaaggaacgttgtcccacactaggattttctcctgtgtcgtggaccCAGACaggaaacaacaatctgtgaatcacacaatgagttgctccgtgcgggaattgaacctacACGCTGCGTGGCAACTATAACCTACAAAAGTTAATACAATAACAAGTTAAACTTACTCCTTTCTCAGGATAATACATGTCGTAGTAGAAGCCCTCTTCAATGGGAGGTCCGTAGCAGAGGCAGCCTCCGTATACCTATAGAGAATAAGGCAAaacataagtacatataactataCACATGGCCCTGCACTAAGATTTCTTCCTGTGTCAtcgatgcgtttacaaacatagttaTTGCAGATccagaaaaacaatttgtggatcacacaaaaacgAGTTGTTCtgttcgggaatcgaacgctCGACACGTCGCGCAGCAGTCAGCTGCTCAACCATAAACCATAGGCCCCTTTCCCCActcccgattccccaactaccTTTAAATTGctaaccgccaaaaggccggcaacgcacacaCGTCTTTGGGCGGCGGTGATCCGtctagcttataccataaaaaaatagagCAAACGAACGGATAAACTGATGGTGATGACAATCAGTACTGCCGATAAATATACATATCACTTTTCataggcccagaaggagatggagGGATGAACTCCGTGCCTATAAAAAGGATTggccctgattccccaacaaccctttaattaccgaccccaaaaggtcggtaacgcacttgtaacgcctctggtgtttcgggtgtccattggcggcgacgattgcttactatcagattAGTGACGATCAGCACTGCCCAAAAACCACTGAAAAATCAGCATTAAAAACTCACCCTCTCCATAGCTTCCCCCAGCATATGAGCTGACGAATGCCAGAACACCGCTTGAGCATCTGTGTTGTCCCACCTCAGGAGTTCCAGCTTGCAGTCACCTTCCAGAGGTCTGTCCAGGTCCCAGAGCTCGTTGTTCACTCGTGCGATGATGGTGGAGTCGGCGAGGCCCTGGCTGTGATGGAGGACAGTCATCATGAGGGTCGGAGATGGAAAAGTCGGGTGGATCTTGTTGGATTGGCTTTGTACTGGGATTGTTGAAGAGACAAGGTTTTAAAGATGTTATGGTTTCTGATAAAACTGGAGTACAATgtaaaaattcatatttttttcaataaagccATTGTGGACTAGATATGAATATGCAACCcgaaataaatagaaaatatgttattaaactTGCAAAATTGCTAATGTGGCAAATCATTAGTGCACTTGATAATTGTTATTAAGCTTCATAAACACTAtagttaaaatacattaatattccGATAGTAAACATTGTCATTTTATCTCAGAAACAACTACATATTGTAAACAAAGTATTTGAAAACAATGACTGTATTATTTACTACAAGTACTAAAATACACAAATGAtaacagttaatattttttctaggtCATTCATCTATCAACTGACCTGACCGAAAAACATCTATCCCattaacaaaaatctatttaatacttaaaattgtttaaaagaaTATAGTACGTAGTAAATAGTACTTTAAACCAACAAATACACATTCAAGTGGgttatataaaacatttctaattacaagCTGCATAGTATATAGTTCCATGTACTTATAAACATCAAGAACAGCAATGAGTAAtacatgtacataattatgtatataatataatagtcatAGACATGCTGCACACAGCTATTTCATATATATAGCATGCATAATAGACATGTCTGTCATTCTCGAATAAGACTACCAACCAATCTGAGTGTCATACGCACTCTTTGGGTcgagcaaactcgtactaaaggtacagtaGGCAGTGACaagttctaaaatataaaaagtttgtaaataaaataaatattaatatagttaATATAACATCAATCAAGCCTTAAATTCTCTGAAGCAGAGAGTGGAAATGCGGATATTAAAATGCAATTCCAACTGTCCATACGAATGCTACTCCTAAGTAGGATTATCACAATATATCAGgcattatttcaaattttaagcTGTTATATTGGGTTTCACGATAGTATAATAGTAAACTCGGAAAACCCAATAAACATAGTTATTtgggtttttataaataatactagtaAATAAACATCAACCATGCCTCAGCTgttattatatacttactatacAGATTAAATAGATTATGGATATATCTCAGTGCAAGCCATCGCAACAGTCCACCCTTGTGTAAAGTACTTACTATTCACTCCACCACTCGCTTGTGTGCaggtaaataagtaatttattattatttattgatctaGCAACATTTTAAAGGGGAGTATTGCTAAGTTTAACTGTTGATAACACTTAATTCATGAATTTTAGAAAATCAAATCAAGAATGTCTAATAAATGTATGAATGTTTTTAGGCTCAGTGATGATGAGGTCATCTACCTTTATCTATTTTGGATAAGTCAAACCCAAAAAGAAATTGTCTATTTTATGTACTATGTGGTCCTATGTAGTTTATGTCTATCTACATGCAAGAAAGGTGAGTTCATTTGTGGAACAATGTCTTTTAAATGTAAAGAGGTATGTGTTATAGAAATGTGTAAGTTCcgtgttaatataaaaatatttaaataacataaaatatagtaacATTAAACcccataataaattataaactaaagTATAATTAGATTGTGATTAAACATACTATTATAAGAAAACTTTATCTCATCGCAATATTTATTAGTCATactgatatataaaaatattgtaacactAATCTGGGTCATGAACAAATtgtatgtcaaagtcaaagttcaTCAAATTATATCCAGTCATTCTGAGTGAGTGAGTACACACATATGTGTTTGTAACACTCTTaacagaaattaattattattttatgtatttactagctacttccgcgcggttatcacccgctctgcttggctcacTATTGGTCagagcgtgatgttttatagcctatagcctacCTCGTATAAATGCGCTATTCACCACAAAAACGactattcaaatcggaccagtagttctggagattagcgcattccattccaaacaaactcttcagctttataatattagtatagatttatataccaacagcttctgtataaatactaataagaaCAGTAAATATACATTATAAATCAGTTTTGGGcttatacagtcgccaattaCTGGTTAATCAACAATTTTGATAAGAAGcagttagtaaataaaattcaatttatataGATAAACAGTTAAATAGTAACTGAATTCCAAAAAAGCCCGGCACTTAAGCACACAATTGGGGATTTTTGCTTATCacatttaatgaaaatttcCAACTAACTGTTAGTCATGATATCAATCTAATCTAGAAAACTGTAATATCTTTATAGGAAATACAGCACTTCATTTTTGattgaaaatatcaatttatactAAGTGAATGTCAAGGAAAagatattaatatgtatttatgtgcaTATGTGCATACTTGATGTTGGCTTATgaaatataaggaaaatattgCATAAAATGCTGTGGGTTGCATGCTTGTATTGTGTTAATGTGAGTGAAAGACACACATCTTGTGAAAAAATGCATGAATGTGCATCATGTGACTAGACAACTTTCAACTTTTGATGCTATTTCTTCCTATTagatttaagtacaaaatattgttaattagaatagcattgtatttatattcaaaCTGTGTTAATTctgtgaatgtggtgcatgtctataattggcataagcatgttgctatttattctattaatattagtaaataaataaatactgaaaattGGTGAGAGTATGATTAGGTAGATATATTTAGGTCAGCAGGTATTATTAAGtgtaaagttataatttaaCTACAGAAACCCAAAATGTGTTGCTTTTCTATATGGA
Proteins encoded in this window:
- the LOC118265931 gene encoding threonine--tRNA ligase 1, cytoplasmic isoform X3, coding for MLKFIGIRGGCVVRCKDYAYATWSKAKAMKEKKKKAEEGSGGAAELNPWPEYIQKRITLWDKYKIQYEEELANKPDVSIVVTLPDGKTVEAKAWKTSPYDVAKGISQGLADSTIIARVNNELWDLDRPLEGDCKLELLRWDNTDAQAVFWHSSAHMLGEAMERVYGGCLCYGPPIEEGFYYDMYYPEKGISSTDFHVLEGLVKKIAKEKQPFERLELTKEQLLEMFDYNPFKVRILNEKVNTPKTTVYRCGPLIDLCRGPHVRHTGKVKALKVTKNSATYWEGKADAESLQRVYGVSFPEPKQLKEWEHIQEEAAKRDHRKIGKEQELFFFHELSPGSCFFQPRGAHIYNTLVNFIREQYRLRGFQEVVTPNMYNSKLWQTSGHWAHYAENMFSFDVEKETFALKPMNCPGHCLIFDNRIRSWRELPLRLADFGVLHRNELSGALTGLTRVRRFQQDDAHIFCTPAHIEQEMLACLDFLNCVYSTFGFTFQLKLSTRPEKYLGDLATWDQAEKALAESLNKFGRPWQLNPGDGAFYGPKIDITIQDALRRSHQCATIQLDFQLPERFNLTYVSESGEKKRPVIIHRAILGSVERMIAILSESYAGKWPFWLSPRQVCVVPVGPNFDDYAVQVNEKLFAAGFMSEVDTDAGDTLNKKVRNAQLAQFNYILVVGEREKQSGTVNVRTRDNKVHGEMSIQGLIDHLNKLVKEKTLAEDSDLLK
- the LOC118265931 gene encoding threonine--tRNA ligase 1, cytoplasmic isoform X1, which encodes MLKFIGIRGGCVVRCKDYAYATWSKAKAMKEKKKKAEEGSGGAAELNPWPEYIQKRITLWDKYKIQYEEELANKPDVSIVVTLPDGKTVEAKAWKTSPYDVAKGISEWWSEYQGLADSTIIARVNNELWDLDRPLEGDCKLELLRWDNTDAQAVFWHSSAHMLGEAMERVYGGCLCYGPPIEEGFYYDMYYPEKGISSTDFHVLEGLVKKIAKEKQPFERLELTKEQLLEMFDYNPFKVRILNEKVNTPKTTVYRCGPLIDLCRGPHVRHTGKVKALKVTKNSATYWEGKADAESLQRVYGVSFPEPKQLKEWEHIQEEAAKRDHRKIGKEQELFFFHELSPGSCFFQPRGAHIYNTLVNFIREQYRLRGFQEVVTPNMYNSKLWQTSGHWAHYAENMFSFDVEKETFALKPMNCPGHCLIFDNRIRSWRELPLRLADFGVLHRNELSGALTGLTRVRRFQQDDAHIFCTPAHIEQEMLACLDFLNCVYSTFGFTFQLKLSTRPEKYLGDLATWDQAEKALAESLNKFGRPWQLNPGDGAFYGPKIDITIQDALRRSHQCATIQLDFQLPERFNLTYVSESGEKKRPVIIHRAILGSVERMIAILSESYAGKWPFWLSPRQVCVVPVGPNFDDYAVQVNEKLFAAGFMSEVDTDAGDTLNKKVRNAQLAQFNYILVVGEREKQSGTVNVRTRDNKVHGEMSIQGLIDHLNKLVKEKTLAEDSDLLK